CAATTATACACTCAAGAGTTCGGTAAGGAATTGAAAGATTACCTCACTTAAGAGACTGaagaataattcgaaattttatgaaattctgTAGATTGAATTATGAAAACAGTGTTATTTCATATGAAccaggagaaaaaaaaatttcctcttCACTGAAGGCTCACCCGGCTAATCAATTAGTAAGTTGGAGAGATGAACATTTTAGATTGAACCCTGAGTTATGGTACCATTGTTTTCTCGAAAAACAGCAATcatataatgaataataatcttAAAATTACATACATGATCACTTTCTGCACTTTCCAATGGTTTAGGATCAGATTCTTTACGTTTTCTCACTTCAGACATGGCATATACTGAATATAACCGAAAGCGATCAGGCTCACTTTTGAATTATCACACCGAATAACACCAAAATCTGTTtataaatatgaaaatcaatACATGACAAGAAAGATACGTCTATCAACGACTGTAAAATGACAATTAAGATTCAGGTTAtgaccatagacttataaaaTTTTTAGGTCTGTGGTTATGACACAGACTGAAGTCTATGGTTATGTTGAACCAGAGAATAACATATAACAAAGATGTAATATCTCTTTCGTAATATTTTTGGCAaagaacaaaaaataacattctCAGTTTTTTACGAAATCAATCTCCTCAAGGACCTCAAGTGCATCAGCATCAGCCCCacagctgaaaaaaaaatttttctctacTTTCTAACCCTACCAAACTAATGTCACTTTGTCATCATGAATCATGACAACTTCatatgaaatgaaaacaaaaacacCTTGTGGAGGTGGTTAATATTAAAACACATTAAAACATTTGTTGGATAAACTGCATTAACATGTTCCTATTGATAATATCAACTTTACTGAGCTTCTTGAGTGTTCATACAAAAATTATTACTAATCCAGTTAGTGTTTTTGTCAAGTTTCATTCATTTGGTAAATGATCAACATTTCAGGTGATGCATTGGATGAATAGGGTATCTAAAGAGGAAAAAActaaattgaatgaaataaaagcACTTCAGTGTGCCCAACAAAAACTCAGTATGGTCGACAATTTTGTCGAATATTCTAAAATACAAAGAAAAATCAACAAATTGACTGAAAGCTTGAAGGAATCAAAATCAAGGAATtccaatgatttttttttgaaaattgggaTTCCTTATGGACTGAGGATAATAATAATCTCCATGCTAATCATATTATGTCTGTATTATCGAGGGAGCCCATTATTCTATTTGGAAAGTTCTATTAATTTGTTTCCATTTGGTTATTTTATATCTTTTCCAAATGGAAGAAATAgtgtttcatttcatttttgggTGATGTGCTGTACTGCTTTTGCAAGATTGATTAAATTATAAACATTTGGAAAACTATTACTTTGACATCTCGCATCAAAATTATGGGATTTTTTGGGTAATAAACAATATTATCCATTTTATACAACACTTCTACTCATTTTTTACCTGAAAATttagtaattttttttgcaacaaaaattaaaacctactcaggatgttttcagagatgAATTTTCTTTGAATAGGAGAACTTCTCACCTAAGGTCAAGCATCTTTTCATGATAACAGAATGCCTCTTGATTTTAAGGGTATTCCGCTCCACCCCAACACCATCTATGGAGGTGCTACAAAACCTCCCTGCCCTTCACTTCTTGTCCAGGGAGAAGCGAGACTAATAACTCGCAGGCTTGAAAACTTAACAGTGAATAATCCTGATAAACTCGTTAGTGCCCAATCAACTAGTAGCACTATTGGAGgctgacgaggtgatgggcataAGAACTGACcaaataatcacaagaaccagcacggaCGTAACCATCAGTGCTCTGATTCTAAACAGGCTACAATAACTCCGTTTCAAAGAACTCTATTCACTAAGATCTTCTTGGTTTATTGAAGGCTTCAGAAGCAAACATAGCTCCGGTGCCTAGAGCCATAGACCGCTGACTGAGATCAGTGTTGGTCCGGGCAGGTTAATGACagcatttcaggcagaaatTTTTGCCATTAACCACCTGCTTGACGTGAGTTGGACGGGCAGGTCATAAAATAAGCTGCCGTACAGGTAAACGAATGCAGATCTAATCTCTGCAAATTGCGAAGTGACTGCAACTTATTTGGGTCTCTGGACACTCAGTTTTCAGAGCCAAAGAGATGCTCTAGCTAGAGATGGTGAAACCTCAGCGTCATTCAGCCCGGAACCAACTATAGGAATATCTATCTAGACTAGTTATACCTTAATTATGGAACAGCTGGTTAAGACAGAGGATCCTGGAGTATTGGGGCAACCGTTCACCTCAATTTTCCGGCTTcagaatgaaaatgtggaaaatcgcttgAACACGTCATTTTCTAAATCGAGGGAGAACaacttttctttttctttgcatTCCCGTAACTGCAACGCCCTAACAGGGGTAAGCACaaacccttgattttgaatagaagTGAGGAATGTTGCGATACCTTATGTTGAAGATTTGTCGATTTATCGTTTCATTGATAACGAAATtacaggtaaaatagtggaagagtaaTTACTTTTGTGGTTAGTTCATTAAATGCTGGTTATGGGCACTattcacttccatgcagtaatataaattttgctgaaaacgttcacgtacaTTACTCAAGGTTTCTGGTGTAACTTGATGGCATTCCTTAATGATCAGAGTTCGAAAATCATCCTGTGACTTAGGCTGAGTAGCGTGAATCTcgaatttcagaaaaaagtctagtggagccagatcaggtatctgggtggccactcaatatgtccccttcttccaatccaggcacgaggaaaattttcatctaagaactgACGCACTGGTTAAACGGAATGAACTATGGTGTGCCATCTTGTTGGGaaatgatcgtttgatggtTTTGTTGTGCATTCTCCAACACTTGTATGAGGGTTGGATAAATAGTGTTTCCAATAGTTCCAAATAAACATTCAATTTTTGGTGAAGCTGacgaaataatcttggattttcgCCCCAATACTAACAGTTTACAATTCTGTTAAGGTCAAATGAGCACTcgtccgaaaaacagatatGTATATCGAACATAATATCAAATCTCTTTGATAATatgtagttttgattaccgTTAATCAATTCATAGAACTGGAAGTCGGTGATCTCGATCATCcgcattcagttcctgaaccaatcgtataaGGAAATTATAAGAAATTCATGTTGTTCGAGGATTGTTGTGCGTGACACTTCGGACAATTTCCTGGTGTAGTTAAGGTCGGATGCATTGCTACATGACCAAAGACAGCCTGGTCCCCCGCTTCGTTTCTGGAAATGACGAGAgagtaactcaaaaacgaaaactGAAATGGTCTGAGCAGCTATAAAAATTAAAACCAAGATAATAAGTAATTACTAAGTAATGTTAAACATCGAcatctctgtcagatgtcggtacgatgtatttatacatcatacccgctactgatatggaataaaaggagccgccaattcatagcatttcgttgacgaatgagttttgttgctctgacgaggtcaaataagaccgaaaccatggtcagcatctactctttgtcgacgaaatgaaaattctggtaatacttcgagcgatggtagtttgttagttcgatttagatcgtagcaGTCGTTGattttaattatctgcggatgttatgcatctgaattaattcgtttattatttacctgccttactgtgaaggcgtgatccatttcttattttacatgtccgcggcaggtcggttactgccatgatccgaacctttccgcgctttttcccttgcttgattatcgtaatatacgatatctgcaatatgggaataaagcatatggatgcatactgctatcttcgctctgagtgttaggaaattgaaatgggttggttcccgtttctctgtcagatgtcggtacgatgtatttatacatcatacccgctactgatatggaataaaaggagccggcaattcatagcatttcgttgacgaatgagttttgttgctctgacgaggtcaaataagaccgaaaccatggtcagcatctactctttgtcgacgaaatgaaaattctggtaattcttcgagcgatggtagtttgttagttcgatttagatcgtagcattcgttgattttaattatctgcggatgttttgcatctgaattaattcgtttgtTAAAATAATTATGGATTCAATATCTTGCTGGAGTATGCT
The nucleotide sequence above comes from Coccinella septempunctata chromosome 4, icCocSept1.1, whole genome shotgun sequence. Encoded proteins:
- the LOC123310665 gene encoding guided entry of tail-anchored proteins factor 1, producing MFLLIISTLLSFLSVHTKIITNPVMHWMNRVSKEEKTKLNEIKALQCAQQKLSMVDNFVEYSKIQRKINKLTESLKESKSRNSNDFFLKIGIPYGLRIIIISMLIILCLYYRGSPLFYLESSINLFPFGYFISFPNGRNSVSFHFWVMCCTAFARLIKL